One region of Streptococcus parasanguinis genomic DNA includes:
- a CDS encoding dihydroorotate dehydrogenase electron transfer subunit, translated as MVSDSCKKRFGKIMMEEMELVAQEEIAPRIYSMILKGEMVAQMLPGQFLHIRVPDGAKLLRRPISISEIDPETQTCRLIYRIEGGGTAIFSQLPIGSKLSVMGPQGNGFDLTNLGQGQKALIIGGGIGVPPLVQVAKQLHEQGVEVEVVVGFATKEAVILEEELSQVAHVTVTTDDGSYGTKGYVSTIVDQMDQEFDAIYSCGAPGMLKYVNTKFHDHPRAYISMESRMACGMGACYACVVHLENESQAANKRVCEDGPVFETGTIVM; from the coding sequence ATGGTCAGTGACAGTTGTAAAAAACGCTTTGGCAAAATCATGATGGAGGAGATGGAGCTCGTCGCTCAAGAAGAAATCGCTCCCCGCATCTATTCTATGATCTTGAAGGGGGAAATGGTGGCGCAGATGCTGCCAGGTCAATTCCTTCATATCCGCGTCCCTGATGGGGCCAAGCTCCTTCGCCGTCCGATTTCAATTTCTGAGATTGATCCTGAGACACAGACGTGTCGCTTGATCTACCGCATCGAAGGTGGGGGGACAGCTATCTTTTCCCAATTGCCAATCGGTAGCAAACTCAGTGTCATGGGGCCTCAGGGAAATGGCTTTGATCTCACTAATCTCGGTCAAGGTCAGAAAGCCTTGATCATCGGTGGCGGTATCGGTGTTCCTCCTTTGGTCCAAGTGGCCAAACAACTCCATGAGCAAGGGGTGGAAGTTGAAGTGGTTGTCGGCTTTGCGACCAAAGAAGCCGTTATTTTGGAAGAAGAGCTTTCTCAGGTGGCTCATGTCACTGTAACGACAGATGATGGTTCTTATGGCACCAAGGGCTATGTTTCAACCATCGTTGATCAGATGGACCAGGAGTTTGATGCTATCTATTCTTGTGGAGCCCCTGGTATGCTCAAATATGTCAATACCAAATTTCATGACCATCCTCGCGCCTATATTTCCATGGAATCGCGTATGGCTTGTGGGATGGGTGCTTGCTATGCCTGTGTAGTGCATCTGGAAAATGAAAGCCAAGCAGCCAATAAGCGCGTGTGTGAAGACGGTCCAGTCTTTGAAAC